The Cydia splendana chromosome 27, ilCydSple1.2, whole genome shotgun sequence DNA window tcgtgcccaaaaaaccgctcctccacgcgagccaggcgagcgcgagacgagccacgagcccaccgcttacactcgcatctcgtggctcggctcgcggctcaGCTCGTAGCTCGCACGCGAATATAATCGGCTATTGGAGCTAAACCCATTGGAGATTGAATTCAGATAAAAACGTTTCAGATAAGGTTATTCACCCCATAAAAAACACTCTGTCTCTTTCTGCAGGACGATGCCCTTGCATTTACAGCTATAATAATTTCAAATGTTTTAACTTTAGAAAGAGAGAGAGCATACCTAACCCAGGCCACAGACGCACGGAATTTTCCGCACGGAATGACATGTGCAAGCGACACGGCACTATGCATGTGTAGAGCGACGTCCCGTTCCGTGCGTCTATGGCCAGCTATGGCCAGCGTAAATGGTCAATATTTGTTATAAACTTCTTGCATTACATTGTTTacttttgtttgtatttttcaTTAAGCTGTGGAAtagcttattttatttttataatttaccattatttattataatttaatatttcaactTTGGTACAACtcagtaaaattaaattaatcctCTGAAAATTAATGACCTGAATTTTACTCTGGCAACTATAACTGtgtcaaaattaaaaagttatcacTGTCATTAACCgcttaaaaaaaaaccaacgCGCTTCGCTTCTCTTTTGGAATTTATGGTACTGTAACAAGGCTTCCTTTTGTGTCTCGCCCCGTGTGTTGTAAAATTCGGTGCAAATCATATCAACAATGCACAATTAAAGCTTCTATAACGACGGGCCGCGCGTACACGAATTTGATTACACGTACCCGTTATTACGGATCAATATCGAAGTTGCGTTGCGTCGCGATGCTCTGATAGCGTCGCTCATTAAATGGAGGCAAAGTcaggcgttggcgttggcgttcaCCATCATTGGATGAAAAGCATGATGGAGCCGGCCGGCGGCGAGAAATCAAGCGATAATCGTCAATCGGTGAAGCGAGAAAAAATGGCGGAAGCCTACAACGGGTCCGAAGTCAATTACTCGCAAGGTGATTCCAGGTTCCGTTGCGACGTATGTGATCTGACGTTCGAAGGGATGGAGTATTTGATGCTGCACAAGAAGTTTCACGGGAATGACAAGGATTCCGGGCCGGTTTCCCGTGACCCCGAGCCGCAGAGTCACAAGGAGACTGCGAAGAAACGTCGTAAGTTCCGTTGCGATCAGTGCGACGTCAAAGTCAACAGTCAGTATCACTTGGACATCCACCGCAGTAAGCATGAGGGTGTCACCTCCAAGAAGTACATTTGCGAAGTCTGCGACCGCAGTTTCGTGGCAGCTCAGTTTTTAAAATCACACATGCAAACTCATTCGGCGACCAGCACTATTACTTGTGAGATTTGCAACAAAAATTTCACCGGGCAAGCTTACTTAAAGCTCCACATGCAGCTACATAACGATATAAAGAAGTTCAAATGCTCTAAATGCGATGAGATGTTTCCGACTAAGAACTGTCTTAAAGTTCACATGAAGAAACACACGAAGGTGAAGAATTTCAAGTGTGATATATGCAGCAAGCTGTTTGTATCGAAGATAACTATGGAGAAGCATAAGCTTACTCATGAGGGGCAGCCCGTAGACTGCCTGGTTAAGTGTCCGCAGTGTGACCGGACAATGCACTCGTCACTTCTGCGCACACACTTGGCCCGCGCTCATCCTCCGAACATCGATGATGATGTAAAACGGCCCTATAAATGCTCGACCTGCGGAAAATCATTTATCGTAAAGATTAACTTGAACCTTCATATACGCGTCTGCCACCCGGACCTAGCTGAACCGGAAGAGGAGGAAGAAGATGTTATGACGGACAACTCttagttttattactttaaTCTGTAACCTATCATGTATTGGatataattatacttttttattcTAACCATTAGGAGTTGTTTTTGTTAACCTGACCTTGGTTTTTGTATTAGATGAGTCATTGAATGCACAAATTGCAAAACAAACTAGCCACACtagtctatagttcgtttttttagcattagaaggaaggtaagcgatcttgacgtgtcttttaattgaaatgctttttaaaaatcCGTAACTAttgcttatgaaagcagaagagtATAAATAATCATATAAGattaataattgttacatatttgctgtgactgttttaccttttttctaatgctaaaaaaacaaactataaTAGATAGATGTTCAAAATACTGCAGATAAAATTCtaacaatttaaaattaaataaaactgtttACCTTACTATACTATGGAGTGGCCGATAagtatagcagtcaccctagtgaccctgcctagtAGTCTGTGGTTAAACCAATTGAAAATTACTGGTTTTCTATTTCTAAcagaaatataaagatataatAGATATCTACATTTTACAACAGTTTTTAATAAGGCCCCTACACTCGCCATCAGAAATATCGGAACAACCAAGATGATCACAAACATCTGAACACCCACTCTAACGCCTTGGCAATAGACTTGAGAATAGTTCAGGTATTTGTGAGCAACATGGCGGCTCCAATATATCTAATGGCGTCTGTACTAAGAATGCAATTcggcttattttttttatttttttgtctgttaccttccgtgattatttctcacttgatggtctcatcagaagatcagcgctggaagtcacCAGCAACATGCTCAGATGGGGCCATTTCCTGACACTATGTTCTTTTTATGTAtatgttgtctgtgtgtttacgaataaaaaactactctgttctaaataaaacaattatattttattaacttatCTTATATTTTATCGTGAATAAAtagaataataattttaatagacATTTATTGCGAGTACAACGCCGCTACAGTCTCCTTTTTGTCTTCCTCTTTAACCACCTGCTCTCCTTCTTTGCTTTCTTCCACCttatcttcttctttctttgCTGCATCAGCCTCTGCTTTCTTCTCAGCTTCCTCGGCCGCTTGctgtaaataaaaaacatattaataatattgctactcgccgctagatggcgctgttatcaATAATGGATTTGTACAAGTTATGTGCTGCAAGTATTTTGATGATTAATAATTTGATTTCAATCGTTTatcgaatttaaataaaagtgtaaTAGAATAAGAATCAATTAATTAGTAAAACtgtaaaacttaaaaattacGATGTCAACATTAAATTAGGTATTCTTTCTGCACAGCAGACGAGCATCGGCAAGAGAAACTTCAATTGTTTAATTTGaaggaaaaactaaaaaatcgAACCCCAAACCAGGGgtacgaaactcctgacttcgatcaaactcggctccgctcggctcagcattgctccgagcaattattagggttggcaccacttggctcccttttgcgtgcacgaccacagataaataataattttttttttttttattattattatagggacattcttacacaaattctGTGCCCAAACCTATTGGAACACCGCTCCCATAccggtgtattcccatttgtccccgccccacgtgaccgctgCCTTACATGAGGCGCAGACAAATGggaatatttttaagaaaacaaaaACACTCTTCGGCCAGAACGACTTCTGCCTCCGACCCCGACTTCTGTCTGTACACCGACGTGCACTCGATGGTTCGCTGCTGGCAGCGCAGCGGTCGCtgcaccacagaataagtaatagtactaccgtacagaaaggactacacttcctacaaacccgaagtttgacagcgattcagggtcgaatcatgatatccctttctaacttatggcactatccccttcgactatttagggttgtcaaaattcaagtaattatcttatctgtggtcgtgcacgcaaagggacgtcaatacctaataattgctcggagcaaagacatatgtaacttcgtataagacgaataaagtctaaggaaaaaacgtgcctcggaattcaagtaaaagtcattctcgaatagatgccgcacacacctttagcctatcctcggctagatggcgtgacgacaccgtttcatatttaacaattttaacacatagatatcagtgaatgaacatggatcaaaatgatataaaaataataaaatcatttatccatatatatacattttttgataactttatacgttttcattttgagttttagtcgtgtgtcgatagatggcagtaaatttacagtgactacaaaatttacaatgacaggacccctctatactatctattctttttgctcggagcaatgctgagctgaatggagccgagtttgcccgaagtcaggagtgtctccctacTGGCTGCACGCGCAGCACaagagttgaaattaaaataggtagagttagaccaagaaaagtctgcagcgattttgatagcccacgcagtgcaagtgttatttacacgtcataatttcatagaagtttgacgtttaaaatgacacttgcactgtgtgggctatcaaaatcgctgcagacttttctaggtCTAACTTTAGGGACTTTCTGAAATAATATCTCACCTTAGCCTTTAAGATATCGTCATCCTTCTTCTGCTGCAGCGTCCGGCTGACCTCCCTGATGACGGCCAGCTGTTCCAGCTGTTCGTCCCGCAGCTGATCGAAGACCTTGACGACCGGCACGTCCATCTCCAGCTCGACGATGAACTGGTCGAAGCGGCTGCGGAGCACGGCGAAGCGCTCGGGAGTGACGGTGGTGAAGTAGCGGCTATGCTTGCCTATAGATATAGATGGCGTTGTGGTCGTCATTCTGAGGACAAATTTATAAATgaatttctaaaataaattattgtggCGAGCCTCCCCGTCACCACAATAACATAACATATATTATGTGTCCGtagtatatatataggtatagaaTAAAGTTAGAGCCGACTGCGCTCGGCGCGTAAGATTAGTCTGATAGTAAACACCAACTAATGAACACGcatctttaattttatttaccgTACCTTCTGATCCCATAGTAGTACCAAAGATATATGTagctccgtataagataaataaagtctaagaaaaaaacgtgccttggAAATCAacaaaaagtcattctcgaatagatggcgccatacctttggcctattttcggctagatggcgttgacaacagcgtttgatatttaacaattttaacacatatcagtgaaagagcattgcagtatggaacaataaaaattaaaaatcatttatccgtatacatattttgattaatttatacattttcaattttattttaagttttaatcgtgtgtcgatagatggcagtaaatgcaccgtaactacaaaatttactacttatggcaatagccctctatgTACCCACtaattacatacatacttacatacggTAAATTATCATTGACAAGTTACcgtcaaaatattttaataagtaagtaCATCATCACAATCACCACACCTTATGacacaaagtcccccgccgcgtctgtctgtttgtgtgtatgtttgttcgcgataaactcaaaaactacctactgaacggattttcatgcggttttcacctatcaatagagtgattcttaaggaaggtttaggtgtatcatttgttaacccgtgccaaaccggggcgggtcgctagtgtttgataaaacaaaaatactTTACCTGATTTTCTTTATACACAAGATACAAACAAGTCgattataaaaatacaactGATGGAAAAAAATACGTAAACAAATTTAGGTTTCATTACAAGTCAGGGGTTTgcaacattttttaatttactttaagACGCGTTCCATTACAGTAGGGTAAACTGGGTACGGTTGAAACAGCACGAATATTTATGAAACTATCTACAGGAGAAGTATGGGTTTCAAGGGGAAAGAGGAGAGGTGCTTATAAATGATTATCGGTGATGTTCCGCCCTGCACGTGGTAGAAATACCTATGTGCGGTACATTATATTTATGCATCaaaagtaggtttttttttaaattgaaatacatATCTTTATTTCGAGCTTGACGTCCATTAGTATTACAATTAATTAGACAAaacaacaaacataatttttggTGGATATATTTTCGAAACATcttaaaaatcattaaaattaatagattttTATAAGTATTCGTCATACTTTAAGACACTTTTAACAATTGTTTAGTTTTAGTCAAACCTTCAGACGGGACATACGCTTGTTAGTCACAATTTTTATATACAAAATGTTGGCAGCAACTGGGAGCAAAAGCTACACTAATTAATAAAACTTCAGGGCATTCATTATAAGTTCATTGGGTATCATTATTAGCATAAAAATAGACTTGCTAATGGCGGTCGCATATACTTTACGTTGACATTACGGtattttatgtatattgtatacttaCTAATATATTCAGGTTTGTAtacgaaaataaaaagtaggtaggtacatatttaatataatgataATGGCTGGTTGAGAATGCTGTTAGGCATTCAatccgccattttttttttgtttttgtgtgcaataaattaatgtaggtaaaaaaaagtctgcagcgattttgatagcccacgcagtgcaagtgttatttatacgtcataattccatagaaatttgacgtttaaattgaCGTTtaaattttcttggtctaactctactcgtTTTGGCATTTTAGTCCGCTCTTTGTGCTTTACTGTACGTATGACATAAAGtacctatagatggtcaagcaaatcttgtcagtagaaaaaggcgcgaaattcaaattttctatgaggcgatatcccttcgcgcctacatttttcaaatttgccgcctttttctacagacaggatctgcttgaccaactttttatacctaaataaaattttaaaaaattataaagaacGTTTTTTTGTAGACGCACAATGTGTGGCTTTGCGTAGTAAATTTTCTATAAGTAGATGAATAGTTAAGTTCATTTTTCAATCAACGAAATAATTGGTagatatatagctggtcaagcagatcttgtcagtagaaaaaggcggcaaatttgaaaaatgtaggcgcgaagacaTATCGTCcgatagaaaatttgaatttcgcgccttttttactgacaagatttgcttgaccagctataaataCACAATATACAAATAGCTGAAAAgaccgatttttattttgttgttattttattCGTCTAaattcgataaaatttggtagcTATATACATAGAATAGAGTTCCCTATTCTGTACAAAAAAAGCACTATTTTACTCTATGCCCTATGAAATCTTCCTTTGAATTACGAAAATATGGTATTTCCGTAACGCAAtggaaaatacatattttttttttttaaagttcttTATTCGGCCCAGAATGAGAATGTCTTCAAACTTATCCAAATTTATCAAAATCGGACGAAAAactaatttattcaaaataaaaattcgtCCCTAAATTATTTCTAACAGTGACATCCGGACACAAGACCGTGCGTGGAAAGGTAATTTTTGTGTGTCAGTGTTGACATAGAAAAAAAGAGATATCCTCGATCCTATtggaaattataaaaacatattttctttaataatgaCATTAAATTACAAGTTCAAagcagaaattaaaaaaatgaataacattgtcaagaaaaaatatgaaaatcaCTACCAACGGCTATACACACATTGCatgcacatttttaattcacaagacttttttaattttacataatttattaaattatacgtTAGCTTTAAATGTGCTTTAAATATACAATATGTTCATTAATACTACgagcacaaaaaaaaaacaaatgaaatagaatgtgttaaaataaaatgcGTGAAACGAAACGCAGAACCACCCCTTCGAGGCTAATGACTCACTCTTCACCCTCGGCCGACCGCCCCCGAGCCTCCCCGAGCCCCCTCGGCCCGCGCGCTCCGTGCCGCACCGAAAACACACCAAATTCACAATTATTATGTAACACACAtaagttttttaataaaaaaaat harbors:
- the LOC134803785 gene encoding uncharacterized protein LOC134803785, with translation MTTTTPSISIGKHSRYFTTVTPERFAVLRSRFDQFIVELEMDVPVVKVFDQLRDEQLEQLAVIREVSRTLQQKKDDDILKAKQAAEEAEKKAEADAAKKEEDKVEESKEGEQVVKEEDKKETVAALYSQ
- the LOC134803858 gene encoding zinc finger protein 808-like is translated as MEAKSGVGVGVHHHWMKSMMEPAGGEKSSDNRQSVKREKMAEAYNGSEVNYSQGDSRFRCDVCDLTFEGMEYLMLHKKFHGNDKDSGPVSRDPEPQSHKETAKKRRKFRCDQCDVKVNSQYHLDIHRSKHEGVTSKKYICEVCDRSFVAAQFLKSHMQTHSATSTITCEICNKNFTGQAYLKLHMQLHNDIKKFKCSKCDEMFPTKNCLKVHMKKHTKVKNFKCDICSKLFVSKITMEKHKLTHEGQPVDCLVKCPQCDRTMHSSLLRTHLARAHPPNIDDDVKRPYKCSTCGKSFIVKINLNLHIRVCHPDLAEPEEEEEDVMTDNS